The genomic window AGTACAAGCGCTAGATAGTTTCTCATGGCAATGAGTTCATATCTTTGAAATAATTGGCAAAAGAAAAactaataagaaaaattaagtgTAAAACTGGTGCTAACTTTAATGGAATGACTATTCAGAGATGAAATGaatgtttttaagaaaatttgcaaataaaataaatacaaaaacgtattattctaataaaaaaatagtacttttcaaaatattgacaCAGAAAAATTAgcaccgaaaaaaaatttaaaaaataaaatggtatTAAGCAGGAGAAATCATAGCTTTAAGTTTTTAAGtagcaaaactaaaaaaaaatatttagtatttaatttagcaaaactaaaaaaaatatatatcgatgcaatataataaaaaatattgaaaaccaaataaaaattacttgtaTTGATTGTGGGAATTGTTAGCCGTCGATTGGTGCATATTCTGAGTTGTGTTGTTGTACATAATATCTGCAATTCAACGcacattattttattgtaattatactaaaagaaaaacaaacgcGCTATCGCTTGCTAGTTGACTTATTACCACCATCGGCTGCGCGTTGCTCAATAGACATGCCCGGCGATCCAGGGGCCGATTGCAAAACGAAATCCTGCAGTGGTGAACTCTCACGCGAATTGTCTacattataacaataaaaaaaaattgtaataaaaaattattaaataaaatatatgcaagaGTCGGCGTACCCATATGACTCGGTGAGACTGGTGCCGAACGTGGCATGCCGTATGTTGGGCGAAAGCCTTGGCTGCTACGTTGACGCCGTTTCTTGTAGCTGTGATCAATCAACTTGGCGCCACTGTCAGGATCAATACGCCAGAAACTGCCCTTGCCCGGCTCATCTTGAGAGCGTGCAACTTTAatgaaatatctaaaaataaagataaatattagATATACTGGCACTGAAAATACAATGTAGATATATTGAAACGTTTACCTATTCAAACTGAGATTATGGCGTATGGAGTTTTGCCAACCCTTGTTTGTTTCTTTACGATAGTACGGATAATGCTTGACtataaatgaataaatgccAGAAAGTGTCAATTGTTTATCCGGTGCTGCAGATATAGCTTGAACAATCAACTGAGCATAGCTATATGGTGGTTTCTCATTGTGGTTATAGCTAGCTGTTGATGGTGTTTGGAATAGGTCTTGCTGAAAAGAAAATACCTcgtcattaaaaatataaaatcattaatataagcAATTGATTTTACGTTTTGTAAATTGTTGTTGGTATAGTTGTTGTAATTGGCTTGGTTCTGATGAAAACCTTGTCTGGGGCTGGCTGGACAACTATTAGCAGCACTTATTGTAcctgtaaaatttaaaagtattattgttattgcaattgTCACTTAAACGGTTAATTGCTACAATTTATTACACAAAAATATGTCTTTACAACCGTTTAAAATAACCGTTTTTAACACCCCATAAGGTACCTATCTATCTTTAATGAGTTATGTGATGCATTtcataagcaattaaaaattatgacaagataaataattaaataaatatgtatgttaataaacgcatattctttgatattccacgTGTgcgtttttaacaaaaattgtattttcatttatgtaataattatttttgtaaatatttacatgttaCAACCCCAACCTAACACATTTCCGGCTATTTTTATGACGTAAGAGAGTTTTAACCTCATTCACacgtttgtgttgttgttggtagatttctaaaattaatttagagcCACGTGCAAcgtttgcaattaaaaatttgcacaaCATATAATTACGCATTTATGTAcgcaatttgtaaaaaaaaaatgctagaAGGTAACATACAAATTCGCATGTATTAGTGcaaatgtatgtagatatgacATGGGTGTACTTTTGTagataatatttactttttgttttgttccgATTCGTTTTTTcagtgcgcacacaaagcggcGCTTTGTTTcgcatttcattgttttttttttgtattttcatttgtttacacTGCGTCAAGTGTAATGTAATAAAGTTTGTATGCCAGTAAgcaatagcaaaacaaaaaaaaactaatgttTTTCTGAAACGTAATTAAATCTAACGCATTTGCTATAATATGCAATTAATTTTCGCTCAGTGTATAATTATGCAAATGCATACACATTTGTGTTTGAATAAGAAACAGTACAAATTCCACTTGCCAGTTGGTGATAGATATGGGCTTTTCTGCTCCTTCTTCGGTATGGATATCTTTAGTGGTGAGTACACATTTGAATTATCCATATTCGGCAGCAGATGTGTTGACGATGACACTGCACTAGAGGACACATGCGGTTGATGGTGATGAGATACATGTGTGGACGCATGCGGTGTTGGTCCAGACGACGCATGCGGATGATGGTGATCATCGGGTGGCGCAGGCGAAATAATGAATTGAGCACAACCTCCGCTcccaccgccaccgccacctcCTCCTATTCCACTGTTGTTCTGCAGGGCAGCCACATTGTTGTGACTATTATTATGATACGATATGCCACTGTTGTTCGAGTTAGTTAGCGCGCCAGTAGCATTTAAAGCGCCACCATGTACGAAACTCTCGAATTGTATGCGAATCTCGGTGCTGGGAAAGCGAAAGTAACAGCTGAAAATAGGGTaattgtattaaataattttaacacacaataaattacaaatgtttaaaACTAAGTGAAGTAgcgtttcaataaatttaactaTGCAATTTTTCTCCGCGCTTTTGagatacatatgttatatattacATTCACATACAGATACACAGGTGATTCGTTCAATATTGATTATGGCGCTGAACTTACCTGTTAGGTAATCGAAGCGGATCAGCATTTCGTCGTTGCAAAAAATCATCGACGAAAATGCCATTTTTACTTAGACACTGTACGAAAAAGTCACGTGCGTCTCCATCGTAATGAACCTGAAAATGCTTTCTTGACACCAAATTGTTTTCGGCAACATGAAAGTGCACATGCGATGTTGATGAGTTTCGTCCAATAATTGTACATGGCTCGGTGATGTATAACAATTCCTGGTCGTATTTTAGAAAGCCGAGCGCGTTGTCAGGTGCTGTTAAAACGTTTGATGCACCGCCGCCCGAATTACCGGCGGTTGAGGCATGGGCAGGTGGGTGATTGGTATTCAGATTGGCGCCTACATTAGGCCCGACACCACTATTGGTTGTACTGCTGCCACTACCAGCTGCAATTACTACCGAATTGGTGTTGGCGTTAGATGATGTTGATGTATTCATGACCTCTAAGGCTGCgctactattattattattactgctGTTACtcgtgttattgttgttattatttgttaGTATCGCACCATTGCCATGATGCAACTGGAGCATATCCTTGGCGATGGCTACAGTGGCAGCGTCGACGGTGTCCGTTGTTGCTGCACTATTTATTGTGTTTGAGGTGGGCGGGGTATTGTTTGTGCTACG from Bactrocera tryoni isolate S06 chromosome 5, CSIRO_BtryS06_freeze2, whole genome shotgun sequence includes these protein-coding regions:
- the LOC120778991 gene encoding uncharacterized protein DDB_G0292186 produces the protein MEFFPHQQQPHTAQQVDDGSISGPATNINTTNSSNNNNNNINNVRSTNNTPPTSNTINSAATTDTVDAATVAIAKDMLQLHHGNGAILTNNNNNNTSNSSNNNNSSAALEVMNTSTSSNANTNSVVIAAGSGSSTTNSGVGPNVGANLNTNHPPAHASTAGNSGGGASNVLTAPDNALGFLKYDQELLYITEPCTIIGRNSSTSHVHFHVAENNLVSRKHFQVHYDGDARDFFVQCLSKNGIFVDDFLQRRNADPLRLPNSCYFRFPSTEIRIQFESFVHGGALNATGALTNSNNSGISYHNNSHNNVAALQNNSGIGGGGGGGGSGGCAQFIISPAPPDDHHHPHASSGPTPHASTHVSHHHQPHVSSSAVSSSTHLLPNMDNSNVYSPLKISIPKKEQKSPYLSPTGTISAANSCPASPRQGFHQNQANYNNYTNNNLQNQDLFQTPSTASYNHNEKPPYSYAQLIVQAISAAPDKQLTLSGIYSFIVKHYPYYRKETNKGWQNSIRHNLSLNRYFIKVARSQDEPGKGSFWRIDPDSGAKLIDHSYKKRRQRSSQGFRPTYGMPRSAPVSPSHMDNSRESSPLQDFVLQSAPGSPGMSIEQRAADGDIMYNNTTQNMHQSTANNSHNQYNSSGSPYYVSNQNSTIAGVQQQQQQHLHNESGVTIGGGSGNGVGALIALKRNHAMAAGAQQQQQQQQQQQHQHQVQTLHPDIIYEEMPTDYSGNMESGDEGCSIGGGNGAGSSASCDASKRPKYISEVL